A region from the Takifugu rubripes chromosome 22, fTakRub1.2, whole genome shotgun sequence genome encodes:
- the LOC105418121 gene encoding myoneurin-like: MCSVLGCYSNRVPRFKLPEDPDMRLEWVQFLAVVNKQCFKESTWRDISICCDHFERDCFENPNHSPPTLKPGAVPSLCLHSEESEPSDKENHELSVETKGGFQQPGSCNSHSEGACGIPVPSDGPTTTLAVSPAHQKYMHFDLITKKAALVKTKGKFVVNEKCLLQLFRSKCPLCGSNLKIERSTKGTLVTVTRQCLQCEYRKKWESQASLKRPPTEDQYLTVGISPQLQQAAASINTHTVVPEIPQTVAVTEERDHTDDSERLSEKFDISDKHLSLDDEILEAGTLLESEGDENDSPLSDPARQQLCTDCGMFFSQQHPHMCLHKLKPHSCNFCGRRFVDLMSLNSHSRMHNTNYEHRHILIKTKPDRPRLKQAQITKEKLHRCPNCFETFASKIKCSIHAYSHKGIPKFKCNTCGMQFPFKHSLKVHSIVHTGEKPFACSVCQRRFTLACNLKTHMRLHTGERPYKCQHCDQCFNQNISLKLHLQRYHTGSAAQRQEKNNVKTDTLVKKNTKAKDSVQRGKRGSPQTGSSKGGQKKNADD; this comes from the exons ATGTGCTCTGTCCTCGGATGTTATTCAAACCGCGTTCCGCGGTTCAAGCTACCGGAAGACCCAGACATGAGATTGGAGTGGGTTCAGTTCCTCGCTGTGGTCAATAAACAGTGTTTTAAAGAATCTACCTGGAGAGACATTTCAATCTGTTGCGACCACTTTGAAAGGGACTGCTTTGAAAACCCAAACCATTCGCCACCAACGTTAAAGCCAGGTGCAGTTCCATCACTGTGTTTGCATTCCGAAGAATCTGAGCCAAGTGATAAGGAAAACCATGAG TTGTCTGTGGAAACCAAAGGTGGATTTCAGCAGCCTGGTTCCTGCAATTCACATTCAGAAG GCGCCTGTGGAATCCCTGTCCCAAGCGATGGGCCAACTACAACTTTAGCAGTTTCACCTGCACATCAGAAATACATGCATTTTGATTTGATCACAAAGAA GGCTGCGCTTGTGAAGACAAAAGGGAAGTTTGTTGTTAATGAGAAATGCCTCCTGCAGTTGTTTCGCTCCAAGTGCCCTTTATGTGGCTCTAACCTAAAAATAGAGAGGTCCACCAAAGGGACGCTCGTCACCGTGACCCGGCAGTGTCTCCAATGTGAGTACAGGAAGAAGTGGGAAAGTCAAGCCAGTCTCAAAAGGCCACCAACGGAGGATCAGTACCTGACTGTAGGCATAAGTCCACAGCTCCAACAG GCAGCAGCCAGTATAAACACCCACACTGTGGTACCTGAAATCCCACAGACTGTTGCTGTTACCGAAGAGAGGGATCATACAGACGACTCTGAGAGATTAAGTGAAAAGTTTGACATTTCAGATAAACACCTGTCGCTGGACGATGAGATTCTTGAGGCTGGAACGCTTCTTGAAAGTGAAGGAGATGAGAATGACAGTCCTCTCTCAGACCCTGCACGGCAACAGCTTTGCACAGACTGTGGAATGTTTTTCAGCCAGCAGCACCCTCACATGTGCTTGCACAAACTCAAACCGCATTCTTGCAATTTTTGCGGCAGGAGATTCGTTGATCTGATGTCTCTGAATTCTCACAGCAGGATGCACAACACAAACTATGAGCACCGccacattttaatcaaaacaaaGCCCGACCGACCCAGACTGAAACAGGCTCAAATCACTAAAGAGAAGTTACATCGTTGTCCCAACTGTTTTGAGACATTTGCCTCCAAAATTAAGTGCAGCATCCATGCGTACAGTCACAAAGGCATCccaaaattcaaatgcaataccTGCGGGATGCAATTCCCATTTAAACATAGTCTTAAAGTACACTCCATTGTGCACACAGGGGAGAAGCCTTTCGCATGTTCAGTGTGTCAACGTCGCTTCACCCTAGCATGTAACCTGAAAACCCACATGCGCCTGCACACAGGCGAGCGGCCTTATAAATGTCAGCATTGCGACCAGTGTTTCAACCAAAATATCAGCTTAAAGTTACACCTCCAACGTTACCACACAGGCAGCGCTGCACAGAGACAGGAGAAGAATAATGTCAAGACTGACACTCTTGTGAAAAAGAACACGAAAGCCAAAGACTCTGtgcagagggggaagagaggaagccCACAAACTGGTAGCTCCAAAGgaggacaaaagaaaaatgctgaTGACTAA